In Daucus carota subsp. sativus chromosome 4, DH1 v3.0, whole genome shotgun sequence, one DNA window encodes the following:
- the LOC108216317 gene encoding uncharacterized protein LOC108216317 → MASSTLVPSAGKSLSPEPPLSFSGRFSRHNLKSFVSIPIPRVKAPCIRASAASIEYPSLTAREKVGVFTDNLDGWMRESVVEIVKSLKNSPLMVHVYCNDATEVKSERGASENWSDLLQEWRDGEKRSPDGIILVQQLEDNKIEYDDDRSVDFEDADLTSTLTCTRKKSWETVSVKAEEEDGTKAWGVLVQGKGKERECSRTACYLLKTCRVNSGLGLCGTHFSLVKVKNFRESAFSQIKNSWLL, encoded by the coding sequence ATGGCGTCATCGACTCTGGTCCCCTCCGCCGGGAAATCCTTGTCGCCGGAGCCTCCGCTCTCCTTCTCCGGCCGGTTTTCCCGCCATAATTTGAAATCGTTCGTATCGATCCCGATTCCGCGTGTTAAGGCCCCTTGCATCCGCGCCTCGGCGGCCTCGATTGAGTATCCGTCGCTGACGGCGCGCGAAAAAGTCGGGGTGTTCACCGACAATTTGGACGGGTGGATGAGAGAATCGGTGGTGGAGATCGTGAAGAGCTTGAAGAATTCGCCGCTGATGGTTCATGTTTACTGTAATGACGCGACGGAGGTGAAGAGCGAAAGAGGCGCTTCGGAGAATTGGAGTGATTTGTTACAGGAATGGAGAGACGGAGAGAAGCGATCACCTGACGGGATCATACTTGTTCAACAACTGGAAGATAATAAAATTGAGTATGATGATGATAGAAGTGTTGATTTCGAGGACGCAGACCTTACCTCTACTCTAACGTGCACGCGGAAAAAGAGTTGGGAGACTGTTTCCGTGAAAGCCGAGGAGGAGGATGGGACAAAGGCCTGGGGAGTGTTGGTACAAGGAAAAGGGAAGGAGAGAGAATGTAGTAGGACAGCTTGTTATTTGTTGAAGACTTGTAGAGTTAATTCTGGGTTGGGACTTTGTGGGACTCATTTTAGTTTGGTTAAGGTTAAGAATTTTAGAGAATCTGCCTTTTCTCAGATCAAGAACAGCTGGTTGTTGTAG
- the LOC108217934 gene encoding uncharacterized protein LOC108217934 isoform X2 produces MEIPPSPSPSPASPVPAPIDLANKGPYITLPNPEPVDTETCDRIFMTCHLKRITACVGLQGSMLIVRNDDTSSLKVNVTIFPVNVTYKEIDIPRHQTKKINISGNFTKRSSILLDAKNGQCIIHMRGSVNTYITLISGACTVFSVVLIIAGTWTCLKFWKRRQHPEGVAYQELEIGHSKLVSSANVEAAEGWDQVWDDHWIEEEGV; encoded by the exons ATGGAG ATACCTCCTTCACCTAGCCCTTCACCAGCTTCCCCTGTGCCTGCCCCCATTGATCTGGCTAATAAGGGACCATATATTACTCTGCCTAATCCAGAACCAGTTGATACAGAGACCTGTGACAGGATTTTCATGACATGTCACCTTAAACGCATCACTGCATGTGTCG GCCTCCAAGGATCTATGCTTATTGTCCGTAATGATGATACTAGTTCTTTGAAAGTCAATGTTACAATTTTTCCAGTGAATGTAACCTACAAGGAAATAGACATACCAAGGCACCAAACCAAGAAG ATTAATATATCAGGCAATTTTACAAAAAGATCATCAATTTTGTTGGATGCTAAAAATGGGCAATGTATAATTCACATGCGCGGTTCTGTCAACACCTATATAACTCTCATCAGTGGAGCCTGCACAGTGTTTTCAGTAGTTCTGATTATAGCGGGGACTTGGACCTGCTTAAAGTTCTGGAAAAGAAGACAACATCCTGAAGGCGTTGCATACCAAGAACTCGAGATAGGCCACTCAAAATTAGTGTCTTCTGCGAATGTGGAAGCTGCAGAAGGTTGGGATCAAGTCTGGGATGATCACTGGATTGAGGAGGAAGGCGTATAG
- the LOC108217934 gene encoding uncharacterized protein LOC108217934 isoform X1, with amino-acid sequence MNYDLRSYYHLLLVICLFSLRSDATFQIHISSQLATDSRLLANPQTPLQIPPSPSPSPASPVPAPIDLANKGPYITLPNPEPVDTETCDRIFMTCHLKRITACVGLQGSMLIVRNDDTSSLKVNVTIFPVNVTYKEIDIPRHQTKKINISGNFTKRSSILLDAKNGQCIIHMRGSVNTYITLISGACTVFSVVLIIAGTWTCLKFWKRRQHPEGVAYQELEIGHSKLVSSANVEAAEGWDQVWDDHWIEEEGV; translated from the exons ATGAATTATGATCTAAGGTCATATTACCACCTATTGTTAGTCATCTGCCTTTTTTCTTTGCGATCTGATGCTACGTTTCAAATTCACATTTCTAGTCAACTAGCAACTGATTCTCGATTATTGGCCAACCCTCAAACGCCTCTCCAG ATACCTCCTTCACCTAGCCCTTCACCAGCTTCCCCTGTGCCTGCCCCCATTGATCTGGCTAATAAGGGACCATATATTACTCTGCCTAATCCAGAACCAGTTGATACAGAGACCTGTGACAGGATTTTCATGACATGTCACCTTAAACGCATCACTGCATGTGTCG GCCTCCAAGGATCTATGCTTATTGTCCGTAATGATGATACTAGTTCTTTGAAAGTCAATGTTACAATTTTTCCAGTGAATGTAACCTACAAGGAAATAGACATACCAAGGCACCAAACCAAGAAG ATTAATATATCAGGCAATTTTACAAAAAGATCATCAATTTTGTTGGATGCTAAAAATGGGCAATGTATAATTCACATGCGCGGTTCTGTCAACACCTATATAACTCTCATCAGTGGAGCCTGCACAGTGTTTTCAGTAGTTCTGATTATAGCGGGGACTTGGACCTGCTTAAAGTTCTGGAAAAGAAGACAACATCCTGAAGGCGTTGCATACCAAGAACTCGAGATAGGCCACTCAAAATTAGTGTCTTCTGCGAATGTGGAAGCTGCAGAAGGTTGGGATCAAGTCTGGGATGATCACTGGATTGAGGAGGAAGGCGTATAG
- the LOC108217898 gene encoding two-component response regulator ARR17, with amino-acid sequence MDVSASLVDGGRVEGDVQELHVLAVDDNLIDRKIVEKLLKNFSCKVTTAENGLRALEYLGLRDDHQDTLSGNGSKVNMIITDYCMPGMTGYELLKKIKESSMLKEVPVVIMSSENIPTRINKCLEEGAQMFMLKPLKQSDVKKLRGQLMKCGS; translated from the exons ATGGATGTTTCGGCTTCGTTGGTGGATGGTGGTCGTGTGGAAGGGGATGTGCAAGAGCTTCATGTTCTGGCTGTTGATGATAATCTCATTGATCGTAAAATCGTCGAAAAACTGCTTAAAAACTTCTCTTGCAAAG TGACTACTGCAGAAAATGGTTTGAGGGCACTAGAGTATTTGGGATTAAGAGATGATCATCAAGATACTTTGAGTGGCAAC GGTTCAAAGGTGAATATGATAATAACAGATTACTGTATGCCAGGAATGACAGGCTACGAGCTACTCAAGAAAATTAAG GAATCATCCATGTTGAAGGAAGTTCCAGTTGTGATAATGTCATCTGAGAACATTCCAACTCGGATCAACAA GTGTCTAGAAGAAGGAGCTCAGATGTTCATGCTTAAACCCCTCAAGCAATCCGATGTGAAGAAACTGAGAGGTCAACTGATGAAATGTGGAAGCTGA